Proteins from one Ictidomys tridecemlineatus isolate mIctTri1 chromosome 14, mIctTri1.hap1, whole genome shotgun sequence genomic window:
- the LOC144370486 gene encoding succinate dehydrogenase assembly factor 1, mitochondrial-like yields the protein MGSQLHCSGHEVSLNIMEEGHFCLWLGQLFGCCPPGLCCCCLPASLMSRPSQLQRQVLSLYHELLRAERGKPGANAPVRAQFPQNASLPRADVLRIQYQYQYRRGQRQLQLLCSDHAKALGAFVRPQGPKEEPGGAAALGTPPEDDDGPKSPLNDTWAPEIPPNGR from the coding sequence ATGggaagccagctccattgctctggtcaTGAGGTGAGtctgaacatcatggaagaagggcatTTTTGCCTTTGGCTTGGGCAGCTGTTTGGCTGCTGTCCACCCGGCCTTTGCTGCTGctgcctccctgcctctctcATGAGCCGGCCCAGCCAGCTGCAGAGGCAAGTTCTCAGTCTTTACCACGAGCTTCTGCGCGCTGAGCGCGGGAAGCCGGGTGCCAATGCGCCGGTGCGGGCCCAGTTCCCGCAGAACGCCAGCCTACCGCGCGCTGATGTGCTGCGCATCCAGTACCAGTACCAGTACCGCCGCGGACAGCGCCAACTGCAGCTGCTCTGCTCAGACCACGCCAAGGCCTTGGGTGCTTTTGTGCGCCCGCAGGGCCCAAAGGAGGAGCCTGGTGGCGCGGCGGCCCTGGGAACCCCGCCTGAAGATGATGATGGTCCAAAGAGCCCTCTCAACGACACCTGGGCACCGGAGATCCCACCCAACGGACGATGA